In Dioscorea cayenensis subsp. rotundata cultivar TDr96_F1 chromosome 11, TDr96_F1_v2_PseudoChromosome.rev07_lg8_w22 25.fasta, whole genome shotgun sequence, a single genomic region encodes these proteins:
- the LOC120271961 gene encoding UDP-N-acetylmuramoyl-L-alanyl-D-glutamate--2,6-diaminopimelate ligase MurE homolog, chloroplastic-like: MASFAALPLLPFSIPPPLSFRRPSSVFLASATSPELCSAGTDAFVVSTAAAEKPTVLYGFSEDSTLNDLAGAIQRRKEISWTLSELIETSKLTFVSIHGDVNTPITGIQIDSRYVTSGDLFICCIGKKTDGHRFISEALSKGATAVVACKNLNFDDLPGCGALVIVKDSIAVLASLAASFYRNPSMMMSVVGITGTNGKTTTAHLVKSVYESMGMKTGMFGTVGYFINGEDQSEVKNTTPDAVTAQRLMAKMLENGTEALIMEISSHGLALGRCDEIEFNVAVFTNLTRDHFDFHGTEEEYRNSKLKLFVKMSDPKKHRKVVNVDDPNAPFFIAKGNADVPVVTFGMESKEADVFPLRIELSMFGTRVLISTPKGLVEVSSSLLGRHNVYNILAAVAVGIAVNCRLEDVVRGIEMVSGVPGRCELIDEHQPFAVMVDFAHTPDALARVLDSARELGARRLITVFGCAGESDTGKRPMMTKIAADKSDVVILTTDNPKTENPLNILNDMLAGVGWTLQSYVQFGKNNYYPPLPNGHKLFVHDRRRVAVRAAMAMADNGDIVIVAGRGHENYQEEGDRKRYIDDRKECREALRYVEMLHRAAIDKQIPLLITQESLISFCKDVETWFAMEDQRSPCVLPIF, from the exons ACCTCTTCTTCCCTTCTCTATACCTCCTCCCCTTTCCTTTCGCCGACCTTCTTCTGTCTTCCTCGCCTCGGCCACCAGTCCTGAGCTTTGCTCCGCCGGGACTGATGCCTTCGTCGTCTCCACTGCTGCCGCAGAGAAACCCACTGTTCTTTATGGGTTCTCCGAAGATTCAACCTTGAATGACCTTGCTGGAGCTATTCAACGCCGAAAGGAGATATCTTGGACTCTCTCTGAGCTCATCGAGACCAGCAAACTCACATTTGTCTCCATTCACGGCGATGTCAACACTCCCATCACTGGAATCCAGATTGATTCAAGGTACGTTACCTCTGGTGATCTCTTCATCTGCTGCATTGGCAAGAAGACAGATGGCCACCGCTTTATCTCCGAAGCCCTATCCAAAGGGGCGACAGCCGTTGTTGCTTGTAAAAATCTCAACTTTGATGATCTTCCTGGGTGTGGAGCTCTGGTAATCGTGAAAGACTCCATTGCTGTGCTTGCTTCGCTTGCTGCGAGCTTTTATAGAAACCCATCGATGATGATGTCGGTGGTGGGGATCACCGGAACTAACGGGAAGACCACGACGGCGCATTTGGTGAAGAGTGTCTATGAATCAATGGGGATGAAAACTGGGATGTTTGGCACTGTTGGGTACTTCATCAATGGAGAGGATCAATCAGAGGTGAAGAACACCACTCCTGATGCTGTGACTGCACAAAGGCTCATGGCCAAGATGCTGGAGAATGGCACTGAGGCCTTGATCATGGAGATCTCTTCTCATGGCTTGGCATTAGGAAGGTGTGATGAGATTGAGTTCAACGTTGCTGTTTTTACTAACTTAACTAGAGatcattttgattttcatgGCACTGAGGAGGAGTACAGAAACAGTAAGCTCAAGCTGTTTGTGAAAATGTCTGATCCAAAGAAGCATAGGAAAGTTGTGAATGTCGATGACCCAAATGCGCCTTTTTTCATTGCAAAAGGCAATGCCGATGTTCCTGTTGTCACATTTGGAATGGAGAGTAAGGAAGCTGATGTTTTCCCGTTGCGGATTGAGTTATCGATGTTTGGTACTCGGGTTTTGATTAGTACTCCAAAGGGGTTAGTAGAAGTGTCATCGAGTTTGCTTGGGAGGCATAATGTGTATAATATCCTTGCGGCGGTGGCTGTCGGAATTGCTGTCAATTGTAGATTAGAGGATGTTGTGAGAGGGATTGAAATGGTAAGTGGTGTTCCCGGAAGGTGTGAGCTCATTGATGAGCATCAGCCTTTTGCTGTTATGGTTGATTTTGCTCATACTCCAGATGCTTTAGCCAGAGTTTTGGATTCTGCAAGAGAACTCGGTGCCCGGAGATTAATCACTG TTTTTGGATGTGCCGGAGAGAGTGACACAGGAAAGAGGCCGATGATGACGAAAATTGCTGCTGATAAAAGTGATGTGGTTATTTTAACCACTGACAATCCTAAGACAGAAAATCCCT TGAACATCTTGAATGATATGTTGGCTGGAGTTGGATGGACATTGCAAAGTTATGTGCAATTCGGTAAAAACAATTATTACCCGCCTCTTCCAAATGGACATAAGCTTTTTGTTCATGATAGAAGAAGAGTTGCAGTGAGGGCTGCTATGGCAATGGCTGATAATGGCGATATAGTT ATTGTTGCTGGCAGAGGCCACGAAAACTatcaagaagaaggagatcGGAAGCGATACATTGACGACCGGAAAGAGTGCAGAGAAGCATTGCGTTATGTCGAAATGCTACACCGTGCAGCGATCGACAAGCAAATTCCTCTATTG ATAACACAAGAGTCATTGATATCTTTCTGCAAAGACGTCGAAACTTGGTTTGCGATGGAGGATCAGAGAAGTCCTTGTGTGCTACCGATCTTTTGA
- the LOC120272190 gene encoding LOW QUALITY PROTEIN: U-box domain-containing protein 33-like (The sequence of the model RefSeq protein was modified relative to this genomic sequence to represent the inferred CDS: inserted 2 bases in 1 codon; deleted 2 bases in 2 codons) translates to MAIVSSSVALRLRQPQMERRLVRSLEGSPSSRSAGSGGGPGGETEDEMVVGPVGREEEIEAPEKVFVAVGKDFKDGKTLISWVCQNTPKEKKIVLVHVHRPAQMIPMMGSKFPASQLAEQQVKAYRQVEKQKMNKGLDEYLLFCSQLKFQAEKLVIETDDVAKGLIEVISQHRITNLVMGAAADKQYSKKMKAPKSKTAINVQQQADPSCKIWFVCKGNLICTRDADLDGYGTQQPAMVSPSSSSGHSEDLRSKSLPGHTEASNWLPNIALELFKNKSVSNIFESSGDKTLNPRRRLSSQGSAVDLWDEFPQTPQAPSHSPMTEEIIISNSGPLPISNDEESEVGSVTLPSLHESDEDAHFSSPQHELAEAGLDDEVYQSLQHALTEVENSKQEAYEEARRRQKAEREAMEAMRKAKASEYLFVKEMKQRKETEETLAREKLELEKLKTQNDQVSEKLGKALEQKQALEARISDSHLLVKDFKEKLSTAQSLLNSLQKEHEDLQRERDNAIREIEELRQRKEVGSSVYRPLNFLEFSYSELQQATQNFDKSMKIGEGGYGSVYKGFLRHTAVAIKLLNPQSKQGEAEFHQELDVLSKVRHPNLVILIGACLEKRALVYEFLCNGCLEDRLVCKDNTAPLTWQVRTHIAAEICSALTFLHSNKPHTIVHGDLKPANILLDSNFVSKLGDFGICRLLLQSNDTTNLFRETHPKGTFVYMDPEFISTGQLTPRSDTYSFGVILLRLLTRRPPLGIVREVQEAIEKECLHEILDPSAGDWPFVQAKQLAQLALRCCEISRKNRPDLGKEVWKVLEPMAKTVANXLGSLSDPSGASADDSSYAPSYFICPVFQEIMKEPHIASDGYTYEAEAIRGWLDSGHETSPMTNLTLAHREFIPNLALRSAIREWMEQRK, encoded by the exons ATGGCGATAGTTAGCTCGTCAGTGGCTCTTCGTTTACGGCAGCCGCAGATGGAGAGGAGGCTTGTGCGTAGCTTGGAAGGGAGCCCGAGCTCGCGGTCAGCGGGAAGTGGTGGAGGTCCTGGAGGAGAGACCGAGGATGAGATGGTTGTCGGCCCGGTGGGAAGGGAGGAAGAGATTGAAGCGCCGGAGAAGGTTTTCGTGGCGGTTGGGAAGGATTTCAAGGATGGAAAGACTTTGATTAGTTGGGTGTGTCAAAATACTccgaaggagaagaagattgtTCTTGTTCATGTTCATCGCCCCGCTCAAATGATTCCCATGA TGGGAAGCAAGTTTCCTGCTAGCCAATTGGCAGAACAACAGGTCAAAGCTTACAGACAGGTTGAGAAGCAGAAGATGAACAAAGGCTTAGACGAATATCTCCTCTTTTGTTCTCAACTAAAG TTCCAAGCGGAAAAGCTGGTAATTGAAACGGATGATGTTGCTAAAGGGCTTATTGAGGTCATCTCTCAGCATCGGATCACCAATCTTGTAATGGGAGCTGCTGCTGACAAGCAATATTCAAA GAAAATGAAAGCACCAAAATCCAAGACAGCTATTAATGTACAGCAGCAAGCTGATCCGTCGTGCAAGATCTGGTTTGTTTGCAAAGGGAACTTGATATGCACTag GGATGCTGATCTAGATGGATATGGAACACAGCAGCCGGCCATGGTCAGCCCAAGTTCCTCATCTGGTCATTCTGAGGATTTGAGATCAAAATCTCTACCTGGACATACTGAAGCATCAAACTGGCTCCCCAATATCGCGCTAGAACTCTTCAAGAATAAATCagtatctaatatttttgaatcatctGGTGATAAAACATTGAATCCAAGGAGACGGTTAAGTTCACAGGGAAGTGCTGTTGACCTCTGGGATGAGTTTCCGCAAACTCCTCAAGCTCCGAGTCATTCTCCTATGACTGAGGAAATAATAATCAGCAACTCAGGCCCATTACCCATTTCAAATGATGAAGAGAGTGAAGTCGGCTCTGTGACTTTACCATCTTTACATGAGTCTGATGAGGATGCTCATTTTTCTTCTCCACAACATGAGCTG GCAGAGGCTGGTTTGGATGATGAGGTCTATCAAAGTTTGCAACATGCTCTCACTGAGGTGGAGAACTCAAAACAGGAAGCTTATGAAGAGGCACGCAGGCGTCAGAAGGCTGAAAGGGAGGCAATGGAGGCTATGCGAAAA GCCAAAGCTTCAGAGTATTTGTTTGTGAAAGAgatgaaacaaagaaaagaaaccgAGGAAACGTTGGCCAGAGAAaagttggaattggaaaaaCTCAAAACCCAGAATGATCAAGTTTCCGAAAAA CTCGGAAAGGCATTAGAACAGAAGCAAGCATTAGAAGCTCGCATTTCTGATTCTCATCTTTTAGTCAAGGATTTTAAGGAGAAACTATCAACTGCACAATCCCTCCTAAATTCGCTGCAAAAAGAACATGAGGATTTGCAACGGGAGAGAGACAATGCAATTAGGGAAATTGAGGAGTTGCGTCAAAGAAAGGAAGTCGGCAGCAGTGTATACCGGCCATTGAACTTCTTGGAGTTTTCATACTCTGAGCTTCAACAAGCAACTCAGAACTTTGACAAGTCTATGAAAATTGGAGAAGGTGGCTATGGAAGTGTATACAAAGGATTTCTGAGGCACACTGCAGTGGCTATAAAGTTGTTAAATCCTCAAAGCAAACAAGGGGAAGCAGAATTTCATCAAGAG TTGGATGTTCTCAGTAAGGTGAGGCATCCGAACCTTGTGATCCTAATAGGAGCCTGCCTAGAAAAAAGAGCTCTTGTTTATGAGTTTCTTTGTAATGGTTGCTTGGAAGATCGTCTTGTATGCAAGGACAACACGGCACCACTCACCTGGCAGGTCCGCACTCATATCGCTGCTGAGATTTGCTCTGCTCTGACTTTCTTACATTCGAACAAGCCACACACCATTGTTCATGGGGACTTAAAGCCGGCCAATATCCTCCTTGACTCAAATTTTGTCAGCAAGCTCGGGGATTTTGGTATCTGCCGTCTCCTCCTTCAGTCCAATGACACCACCAATCTCTTCCGCGAGACTCACCCGAAGGGTACCTTTGTCTACATGGACCCTGAATTCATATCAACTGGGCAGCTCACACCACGCTCCGACACATACTCATTTGGTGTGATTCTCCTTCGCCTCTTGACAAGAAGGCCTCCGCTGGGCATAGTTCGGGAAGTGCAAGAAGCAATTGAGAAGGAATGCTTGCATGAGATTCTTGATCCTTCCGCT GGCGATTGGCCATTTGTGCAAGCCAAGCAGTTGGCACAGCTAGCTTTAAGATGCTGTGAGATAAGCCGAAAGAACCGGCCAGATCTTGGAAAGGAAGTTTGGAAAGTTCTTGAGCCAATGGCAAAGACTGTTGCAAA ATTGGGATCATTATCAGACCCATCAGGAGCTTCTGCCGATGATTCTAGCTACGCTCCATCCTACTTTATTTGCCCCGTCTTT CAGGAGATCATGAAAGAGCCACACATTGCATCAGATGGATATACGTATGAAGCCGAGGCTATAAGAGGATGGCTCGACAGCGGGCATGAAACATCACCTATGACTAACCTTACACTCGCGCACCGTGAGTTCATACCGAACCTCGCTCTTCGCTCAGCGATTCGTGAATGGATGGAGCAGCGAAAATGA